The Micromonospora sp. Llam0 genome includes a window with the following:
- a CDS encoding NUDIX hydrolase yields the protein MSTGARRASEWTIHDERVIDDTRRAVLSVADVELPDGVRFEQYVLRVPSAAMVIVLDDADRVLMMWRHRFIIDRWVWELPGGYLDHDEDPAVCAAREVEEETGWRPRTMEPLLGFQPMVGTIDQQNIIYLSRGADPTGTAPDINETARIGWIPLAEVEQRIHAGEIVGAGSVSGLLAVLLAKATGRI from the coding sequence ATGAGTACCGGTGCTCGGCGGGCAAGTGAGTGGACCATCCACGACGAGCGGGTCATCGACGACACGAGGCGTGCCGTGCTGAGCGTCGCCGACGTCGAACTACCCGACGGTGTCCGGTTCGAGCAGTACGTACTCAGAGTGCCGTCCGCCGCGATGGTGATCGTCCTGGACGACGCCGACCGCGTGCTGATGATGTGGCGGCACCGGTTCATCATCGACCGGTGGGTCTGGGAGCTGCCGGGCGGCTATCTTGACCACGACGAGGACCCAGCCGTCTGCGCGGCGCGGGAGGTCGAGGAGGAGACCGGCTGGCGGCCCAGGACCATGGAGCCGCTGCTGGGCTTCCAGCCCATGGTCGGCACGATCGACCAGCAGAACATCATTTACCTGTCCCGAGGGGCCGACCCCACGGGCACCGCGCCTGACATCAACGAGACCGCGCGAATCGGCTGGATCCCGCTGGCCGAGGTGGAGCAACGAATCCACGCCGGGGAGATCGTCGGTGCGGGGTCTGTCTCCGGTCTGCTCGCCGTGCTGCTGGCCAAAGCGACAGGGCGAATTTAG
- a CDS encoding helix-turn-helix domain-containing protein → MPRQLVVVDPAFGPRLRSLREERGLSLRRLGQLVHCSHGYLWDLEAGGKRPSASVVALLDTALGANGELSALVSAVSADRGELVVGPAEAGPDAAVGLDFPQDWRHGAEVAAELWRGDMQRRDLLIGTGFNAAAFLTPALRWLTARLEEEPVGHGDRLVGEPHVETIRHISGVYRSLDNRYGGGHVRDGLVRFLDTEVAPLLRGRYDARTGIALYSAAAEATQLAGWASYDAGLNGLAQRYMVQALRLATAAGDRPLGAEILAAMSHQAAYLGASAEAVDLARAAGRTAAESGMAAIQAESAVLEAQGHAVGGDEAACTAALDRAERAFDRAENTSNPQWIGYFDEAYLSAKFGHCFAALGQGKLAARFAVRSLEMDGTAYARGKQFNLALLALAHVQSGEPEQAGAVGVQAAQAAESLSSERARAYLATLADRLTPYAGLPTVQEFSVRVRPLLRAA, encoded by the coding sequence ATGCCGCGACAGCTCGTTGTCGTCGATCCGGCCTTCGGGCCGCGCTTGAGGTCGCTACGCGAGGAGCGAGGCCTGTCGCTTCGCCGGCTCGGGCAGCTGGTCCACTGCTCCCACGGATACCTCTGGGATCTCGAGGCCGGCGGCAAGCGGCCCAGCGCGTCCGTGGTGGCGCTGCTCGACACGGCGCTCGGTGCCAACGGCGAGTTGTCCGCCTTGGTGAGCGCGGTGTCGGCTGACAGAGGCGAACTGGTCGTGGGTCCCGCTGAGGCGGGCCCCGACGCGGCGGTCGGATTAGACTTTCCGCAGGACTGGCGACACGGCGCGGAGGTCGCGGCAGAGCTGTGGCGGGGAGATATGCAACGGCGAGATCTCCTGATAGGTACGGGATTCAACGCGGCGGCGTTCCTGACGCCGGCGCTCCGCTGGCTGACCGCTCGGCTCGAAGAGGAGCCCGTCGGCCACGGTGACAGACTCGTCGGTGAACCTCACGTCGAAACCATTCGGCACATCTCCGGCGTCTACCGGTCGCTCGACAACCGTTATGGTGGCGGCCACGTCCGTGACGGGTTGGTCCGGTTCCTTGATACCGAGGTGGCTCCGCTCTTGCGTGGTCGGTACGACGCCCGTACCGGTATCGCGCTGTACTCGGCGGCTGCCGAGGCCACCCAGCTCGCGGGCTGGGCCTCGTACGATGCTGGGCTGAACGGCTTGGCGCAGCGGTACATGGTCCAGGCGCTACGGCTCGCCACAGCCGCTGGCGATCGCCCGCTGGGCGCGGAGATCCTGGCGGCGATGAGTCACCAGGCGGCCTACCTGGGGGCGTCGGCAGAGGCGGTCGACTTGGCGCGTGCCGCAGGTCGCACGGCGGCCGAGTCCGGGATGGCCGCGATCCAGGCGGAATCTGCGGTGCTGGAGGCGCAGGGCCACGCCGTGGGCGGTGACGAGGCGGCGTGTACGGCAGCGCTCGACCGCGCTGAACGCGCCTTCGACCGCGCGGAGAACACGAGCAACCCACAGTGGATCGGCTACTTCGACGAAGCGTATCTCTCGGCCAAGTTCGGACACTGCTTCGCCGCGCTCGGCCAAGGCAAGCTCGCGGCCCGGTTCGCGGTGCGGTCGTTGGAGATGGACGGCACCGCCTATGCCCGCGGCAAGCAGTTCAACCTGGCATTGTTGGCGCTTGCCCACGTGCAGTCCGGTGAGCCGGAGCAAGCCGGCGCGGTGGGGGTGCAGGCAGCACAAGCCGCTGAGAGTCTGAGCTCCGAACGGGCGCGCGCCTACCTCGCCACTCTCGCGGACCGCCTCACGCCGTACGCCGGGCTGCCGACGGTGCAGGAGTTCTCTGTGCGCGTACGGCCGCTACTCCGAGCCGCCTAA